Part of the Azoarcus sp. KH32C genome, CCGGCGCGTGATCGCAGACCTTCTCCATATCCACCAGGTGCGGATGCAGATGGAGCATCAGCGAGGTTTCCAGCACGCCGCCGTGCTCAACCGCCCAGCCCGGGAAGTCGCCCTCGTAGATGGCGTCGATCGCCTCCTGCGTGACGAAATCCCAATACGAGAGAACCACTGTGGAGAAATCGCGGATGCCATCCCAGCGCAATTCGCGTTGGGCCAGATCAACCCCTTCGACGATGAATGCTGAATTCTCGTAATGGCCATTGACGAGCACCGTCCGCCGTACGCCATGACGTGCAAGTTCCTTCAGGACATCACGGATTGTCGAGGTTACGGTGAGGCCATCCAGACTCGTCGTCCCCGGCATGTGGTTTCCGCCACCACTCTTCTGTTGCGACTTGTAGCC contains:
- a CDS encoding creatininase; protein product: MKSVHISELAWPEYDALVRDGNTPVLIPVGALEQHGPHMSMNPDVLLPTAISERVADRIGALVAPPIAYGYKSQQKSGGGNHMPGTTSLDGLTVTSTIRDVLKELARHGVRRTVLVNGHYENSAFIVEGVDLAQRELRWDGIRDFSTVVLSYWDFVTQEAIDAIYEGDFPGWAVEHGGVLETSLMLHLHPHLVDMEKVCDHAPAQFPPYDFFPVKPEWTPASGCLSSAKRASAQHGETLLKVCVDGISRELARAFD